In Musa acuminata AAA Group cultivar baxijiao chromosome BXJ2-8, Cavendish_Baxijiao_AAA, whole genome shotgun sequence, one genomic interval encodes:
- the LOC135619838 gene encoding transcription factor MYB36-like isoform X1, whose protein sequence is MLLSRIQVMEIISLIEIRLLGKRQVPFGLFREREREREMGRAPCCDKAIVKKGPWSPEEDAKLKAYIEENGTGGNWIALPHKIGLKRCGKSCRLRWLNYLRPDIKRGGFTEEEDQRICSLYISIGSRWSIIAAQLPGRTDNDVKNYWNTKLQKKLFGKRKEPPLRINHVPTLPASALERMHLQGLLSSPFSFCSNPEPWPNHQPPGDRSILPSISTDSTHQAGFQMRSGILKSESSSTRGEVERSALGFHSASTGGSLSMETSTSSFDAVTADLQADELDDLLHCNHSSSFAGHQEHELAGFDCCREVYGEKESTDWWIVDGFEDESTMVSWDSASALGSQEYDV, encoded by the exons ATGTTGCTGAGCAGGATTCAAGTGATGGAAATAATCTCTCTTATAGAGATAAGACTACTAG GCAAGAGACAGGTGCCCTTTGGgttgtttagagagagagagagagagagagagatgggcagAGCCCCATGCTGTGACAAGGCTATTGTGAAGAAGGGACCATGGTCTCCTGAAGAGGATGCAAAGCTCAAGGCTTACATTGAAGAGAATGGAACTGGAGGAAATTGGATTGCACTGCCTCATAAGATTG GATTGAAAAGGTGTGGCAAAAGCTGCAGACTGAGATGGCTAAACTATTTAAGACCAGACATCAAACGTGGTGGTTTtacagaagaagaagatcaaAGAATCTGTAGCCTCTACATAAGTATTGGGAGCAG GTGGTCAATAATTGCAGCCCAACTTCCAGGAAGAACAGACAATGatgtcaagaactactggaacaccaaGCTACAGAAGAAACTATTCGGCAAGCGAAAAGAACCACCCCTCCGCATCAACCATGTTCCAACCCTACCTGCATCAGCTCTCGAGAGGATGCATCTCCAAGGCCTCCTCAGCTCCCCCTTCTCCTTCTGCAGCAACCCTGAGCCATGGCCAAACCACCAGCCACCAGGAGACAGATCAATTCTCCCAAGCATCTCCACAGACTCTACGCATCAAGCTGGTTTCCAAATGAGATCTGGCATCTTAAAGTCCGAGAGCTCAAGTACACGAGGAGAAGTAGAGCGTTCAGCGCTagggtttcactcggcttcaaccGGAGGAAGCCTCAGCATGGAGACTTCAACCTCGAGCTTCGATGCTGTGACTGCAGATCTTCAAGCTGATGAGCTCGATGACTTGCTCCACTGCAACCACTCCTCGTCCTTCGCAGGGCATCAAGAGCACGAGCTCGCTGGCTTCGACTGTTGCAGAGAAGTGTACGGTGAAAAGGAGAGCACAGATTGGTGGATCGTCGACGGTTTCGAGGATGAGTCGACGATGGTGTCTTGGGATTCAGCTTCAGCTCTCGGTTCACAAGAGTACGACGTTTAG
- the LOC135619838 gene encoding transcription factor MYB36-like isoform X2 gives MLLSRIQVMEIISLIEIRLLGLKRCGKSCRLRWLNYLRPDIKRGGFTEEEDQRICSLYISIGSRWSIIAAQLPGRTDNDVKNYWNTKLQKKLFGKRKEPPLRINHVPTLPASALERMHLQGLLSSPFSFCSNPEPWPNHQPPGDRSILPSISTDSTHQAGFQMRSGILKSESSSTRGEVERSALGFHSASTGGSLSMETSTSSFDAVTADLQADELDDLLHCNHSSSFAGHQEHELAGFDCCREVYGEKESTDWWIVDGFEDESTMVSWDSASALGSQEYDV, from the exons ATGTTGCTGAGCAGGATTCAAGTGATGGAAATAATCTCTCTTATAGAGATAAGACTACTAG GATTGAAAAGGTGTGGCAAAAGCTGCAGACTGAGATGGCTAAACTATTTAAGACCAGACATCAAACGTGGTGGTTTtacagaagaagaagatcaaAGAATCTGTAGCCTCTACATAAGTATTGGGAGCAG GTGGTCAATAATTGCAGCCCAACTTCCAGGAAGAACAGACAATGatgtcaagaactactggaacaccaaGCTACAGAAGAAACTATTCGGCAAGCGAAAAGAACCACCCCTCCGCATCAACCATGTTCCAACCCTACCTGCATCAGCTCTCGAGAGGATGCATCTCCAAGGCCTCCTCAGCTCCCCCTTCTCCTTCTGCAGCAACCCTGAGCCATGGCCAAACCACCAGCCACCAGGAGACAGATCAATTCTCCCAAGCATCTCCACAGACTCTACGCATCAAGCTGGTTTCCAAATGAGATCTGGCATCTTAAAGTCCGAGAGCTCAAGTACACGAGGAGAAGTAGAGCGTTCAGCGCTagggtttcactcggcttcaaccGGAGGAAGCCTCAGCATGGAGACTTCAACCTCGAGCTTCGATGCTGTGACTGCAGATCTTCAAGCTGATGAGCTCGATGACTTGCTCCACTGCAACCACTCCTCGTCCTTCGCAGGGCATCAAGAGCACGAGCTCGCTGGCTTCGACTGTTGCAGAGAAGTGTACGGTGAAAAGGAGAGCACAGATTGGTGGATCGTCGACGGTTTCGAGGATGAGTCGACGATGGTGTCTTGGGATTCAGCTTCAGCTCTCGGTTCACAAGAGTACGACGTTTAG
- the LOC135619836 gene encoding uncharacterized protein LOC135619836 isoform X3, with amino-acid sequence MAAAEGTGWVKISATALAIAAVAAIVTGSFFNQKARRLASRIRELEASLAAALEKSASERRGRTRAQQALRNAFTQQSSDGSKQAAASAYPMAPIGTVRSCFSTRNGTPRQPLLVPLARACLVFDAGRVPKEALEGLAEYSHCWILYVFHLNTDLDKLWREPSRSKFKAKPVLDIKPYLPYSDSIQGATVPNWVKADSMLAVASVNFSPDFSSSLSGCWMQAAKQSLYASQDEFQDLIKELLSWDIRSLCQLNHPHNVSMENESHDVARGLEDIGDEESCQTLTEKPSSSSLGDVIYHLVVEEIDISYRIDDSSNILVEKASSVFSNDRNSCHYYNYTMWKNKLSIQDHSATNLQRVEMQEGRWSCKLSCISIRTIRINVLDANFCLFIVITWGHSPLLYKFSSEMFPSWCAL; translated from the exons ATGGCCGCCGCGGAAGGAACTGGGTGGGTTAAAATATCAGCCACTGCCTTAGCAATAGCGGCAGTGGCGGCCATCGTCACAG gttcattcttcaatcagaaggCGCGGCGGTTGGCGTCCCGAATCCGAGAGCTCGAGGCCTCCCTCGCCGCAGCCCTCGAGAAGAGCGCTTCGGAGAGGCGTGGAAGAACCCGCGCTCAACAG GCATTGCGGAATGCTTTTACGCAGCAGAGCTCTGATGGATCCAAGCAGGCTGCTGCTTCAGCTTACCCCATGGCTCCCATCGGCACTGTCCGGTCCTGCTTCTCTACCAG AAATGGTACACCAAGGCAACCTTTGCTTGTTCCACTTGCTAGAGCATGCTTGGTGTTTGACGCAGGTCGAGTTCCTAAAGAAGCTCTTGAAGGCCTAGCTGAATACTCTCATTGCTGGATCCTCTATGTATTTCATTTGAATACCGACCTTGATAAACTGTGGAGGGAACCATCTAGATCCAAGTTCAAGGCAAAG CCGGTACTTGATATTAAACCTTATCTGCCGTATTCTGATAGCATACAAGGTGCAACTGTTCCAAACTGGGTAAAG GCAGATAGTATGCTAGCTGTGGCATCTGTTAACTTCTCTCCAGATTTTAGTTCTTCACTCTCTGGTTGCTGGATGCAAGCT GCAAAACAATCACTATATGCTTCTCAGGATGAGTTCCAAGACTTGATCAAGGAGCTTCTTTCTTGGGATATAAGGTCACTGTGTCAACTAAACCACCCTCACAATGTGTCCATGGAAAATGAGAGCCACGATGTTGCTAGAGGATTAGAAGATATTGGTGATGAAGAATCCTGTCAGACTCTTACTGAGAAGCCTTCCTCATCCTCACTTGGTGACGTAATATATCACCTTGTCGTGGAAGAAATTGACATCTCATATAGAATTGATGATAGCTCAAACATTTTGGTTGAGAAAGCATCATCAGTTTTCTCTAATGACAGAAATAGTTGTCACTACTATAACTACACAATGTGGAAGAATAAGCTGAGCATCCAAGATCATTCTGCAACAAACCTTCAAAGAGTAGAAATGCAGGAAGGAAG GTGGAGCTGCAAGTTGTCTTGTATTTCAATACGAACGATACGAATAAACGTCCTCGATGCCAATTTTTGCCTATTTATTGTTATCACTTGGGGACATagcccattgttatataaattttcttcGGAAATGTTCCCCAGCTGGTGTGCTTTATGA
- the LOC135619836 gene encoding uncharacterized protein LOC135619836 isoform X2 yields MAAAEGTGWVKISATALAIAAVAAIVTGSFFNQKARRLASRIRELEASLAAALEKSASERRGRTRAQQALRNAFTQQSSDGSKQAAASAYPMAPIGTVRSCFSTRNGTPRQPLLVPLARACLVFDAGRVPKEALEGLAEYSHCWILYVFHLNTDLDKLWREPSRSKFKAKVRVPRLKGGKMGVLATRSPHRPCPIGLTVAKPVLDIKPYLPYSDSIQGATVPNWVKADSMLAVASVNFSPDFSSSLSGCWMQAAKQSLYASQDEFQDLIKELLSWDIRSLCQLNHPHNVSMENESHDVARGLEDIGDEESCQTLTEKPSSSSLGDVIYHLVVEEIDISYRIDDSSNILVEKASSVFSNDRNSCHYYNYTMWKNKLSIQDHSATNLQRVEMQEGRWSCKLSCISIRTIRINVLDANFCLFIVITWGHSPLLYKFSSEMFPSWCAL; encoded by the exons ATGGCCGCCGCGGAAGGAACTGGGTGGGTTAAAATATCAGCCACTGCCTTAGCAATAGCGGCAGTGGCGGCCATCGTCACAG gttcattcttcaatcagaaggCGCGGCGGTTGGCGTCCCGAATCCGAGAGCTCGAGGCCTCCCTCGCCGCAGCCCTCGAGAAGAGCGCTTCGGAGAGGCGTGGAAGAACCCGCGCTCAACAG GCATTGCGGAATGCTTTTACGCAGCAGAGCTCTGATGGATCCAAGCAGGCTGCTGCTTCAGCTTACCCCATGGCTCCCATCGGCACTGTCCGGTCCTGCTTCTCTACCAG AAATGGTACACCAAGGCAACCTTTGCTTGTTCCACTTGCTAGAGCATGCTTGGTGTTTGACGCAGGTCGAGTTCCTAAAGAAGCTCTTGAAGGCCTAGCTGAATACTCTCATTGCTGGATCCTCTATGTATTTCATTTGAATACCGACCTTGATAAACTGTGGAGGGAACCATCTAGATCCAAGTTCAAGGCAAAG GTTAGAGTGCCTAGATTAAAAGGCGGTAAAATGGGTGTCTTGGCTACTAGATCTCCACACAGGCCTTGTCCTATTGGGCTCACTGTTGCCAAG CCGGTACTTGATATTAAACCTTATCTGCCGTATTCTGATAGCATACAAGGTGCAACTGTTCCAAACTGGGTAAAG GCAGATAGTATGCTAGCTGTGGCATCTGTTAACTTCTCTCCAGATTTTAGTTCTTCACTCTCTGGTTGCTGGATGCAAGCT GCAAAACAATCACTATATGCTTCTCAGGATGAGTTCCAAGACTTGATCAAGGAGCTTCTTTCTTGGGATATAAGGTCACTGTGTCAACTAAACCACCCTCACAATGTGTCCATGGAAAATGAGAGCCACGATGTTGCTAGAGGATTAGAAGATATTGGTGATGAAGAATCCTGTCAGACTCTTACTGAGAAGCCTTCCTCATCCTCACTTGGTGACGTAATATATCACCTTGTCGTGGAAGAAATTGACATCTCATATAGAATTGATGATAGCTCAAACATTTTGGTTGAGAAAGCATCATCAGTTTTCTCTAATGACAGAAATAGTTGTCACTACTATAACTACACAATGTGGAAGAATAAGCTGAGCATCCAAGATCATTCTGCAACAAACCTTCAAAGAGTAGAAATGCAGGAAGGAAG GTGGAGCTGCAAGTTGTCTTGTATTTCAATACGAACGATACGAATAAACGTCCTCGATGCCAATTTTTGCCTATTTATTGTTATCACTTGGGGACATagcccattgttatataaattttcttcGGAAATGTTCCCCAGCTGGTGTGCTTTATGA
- the LOC135619836 gene encoding uncharacterized protein LOC135619836 isoform X1, whose product MAAAEGTGWVKISATALAIAAVAAIVTGSFFNQKARRLASRIRELEASLAAALEKSASERRGRTRAQQALRNAFTQQSSDGSKQAAASAYPMAPIGTVRSCFSTRNGTPRQPLLVPLARACLVFDAGRVPKEALEGLAEYSHCWILYVFHLNTDLDKLWREPSRSKFKAKVRVPRLKGGKMGVLATRSPHRPCPIGLTVAKVEALDGHALLLSGVDLVDGTPVLDIKPYLPYSDSIQGATVPNWVKADSMLAVASVNFSPDFSSSLSGCWMQAAKQSLYASQDEFQDLIKELLSWDIRSLCQLNHPHNVSMENESHDVARGLEDIGDEESCQTLTEKPSSSSLGDVIYHLVVEEIDISYRIDDSSNILVEKASSVFSNDRNSCHYYNYTMWKNKLSIQDHSATNLQRVEMQEGRWSCKLSCISIRTIRINVLDANFCLFIVITWGHSPLLYKFSSEMFPSWCAL is encoded by the exons ATGGCCGCCGCGGAAGGAACTGGGTGGGTTAAAATATCAGCCACTGCCTTAGCAATAGCGGCAGTGGCGGCCATCGTCACAG gttcattcttcaatcagaaggCGCGGCGGTTGGCGTCCCGAATCCGAGAGCTCGAGGCCTCCCTCGCCGCAGCCCTCGAGAAGAGCGCTTCGGAGAGGCGTGGAAGAACCCGCGCTCAACAG GCATTGCGGAATGCTTTTACGCAGCAGAGCTCTGATGGATCCAAGCAGGCTGCTGCTTCAGCTTACCCCATGGCTCCCATCGGCACTGTCCGGTCCTGCTTCTCTACCAG AAATGGTACACCAAGGCAACCTTTGCTTGTTCCACTTGCTAGAGCATGCTTGGTGTTTGACGCAGGTCGAGTTCCTAAAGAAGCTCTTGAAGGCCTAGCTGAATACTCTCATTGCTGGATCCTCTATGTATTTCATTTGAATACCGACCTTGATAAACTGTGGAGGGAACCATCTAGATCCAAGTTCAAGGCAAAG GTTAGAGTGCCTAGATTAAAAGGCGGTAAAATGGGTGTCTTGGCTACTAGATCTCCACACAGGCCTTGTCCTATTGGGCTCACTGTTGCCAAG GTTGAGGCTTTAGATGGACATGCACTTTTGCTTTCTGGTGTAGATTTGGTTGATGGCACG CCGGTACTTGATATTAAACCTTATCTGCCGTATTCTGATAGCATACAAGGTGCAACTGTTCCAAACTGGGTAAAG GCAGATAGTATGCTAGCTGTGGCATCTGTTAACTTCTCTCCAGATTTTAGTTCTTCACTCTCTGGTTGCTGGATGCAAGCT GCAAAACAATCACTATATGCTTCTCAGGATGAGTTCCAAGACTTGATCAAGGAGCTTCTTTCTTGGGATATAAGGTCACTGTGTCAACTAAACCACCCTCACAATGTGTCCATGGAAAATGAGAGCCACGATGTTGCTAGAGGATTAGAAGATATTGGTGATGAAGAATCCTGTCAGACTCTTACTGAGAAGCCTTCCTCATCCTCACTTGGTGACGTAATATATCACCTTGTCGTGGAAGAAATTGACATCTCATATAGAATTGATGATAGCTCAAACATTTTGGTTGAGAAAGCATCATCAGTTTTCTCTAATGACAGAAATAGTTGTCACTACTATAACTACACAATGTGGAAGAATAAGCTGAGCATCCAAGATCATTCTGCAACAAACCTTCAAAGAGTAGAAATGCAGGAAGGAAG GTGGAGCTGCAAGTTGTCTTGTATTTCAATACGAACGATACGAATAAACGTCCTCGATGCCAATTTTTGCCTATTTATTGTTATCACTTGGGGACATagcccattgttatataaattttcttcGGAAATGTTCCCCAGCTGGTGTGCTTTATGA